In one window of Clarias gariepinus isolate MV-2021 ecotype Netherlands chromosome 10, CGAR_prim_01v2, whole genome shotgun sequence DNA:
- the si:ch73-43g23.1 gene encoding uncharacterized protein si:ch73-43g23.1, with the protein MDSWVLEGDSYSFLRSAPRNFNLPHQDGPNRVEIFDITNIQSHRSAISETTCLCDIFGDDSESPSLSSSPASASFLKKDTDEQLPVEDVNDSSGSYHTANGSEHLSDGSEIYEDSKDTKDLVLSETLEANVQASDLPAAHKCDAPAPIRNWQVSDLSQDTNLTQVKNSSDHQLATSTSEFRDTNIRVTGSPQEIFCLELLSENKTITDQSHATSFELRRTNSSEEITTYNPKHITKQGDAFSSEQKKKNSAENIITPDSSLENGIIIEQRGTMTSEVREPDTVQENTHYKQSIFSENQTSSESYPSNLTSEDSTKGNNDQVCLIEEGEKISLPDILSIENSLLVCGIVQSDTSVALTNVSNDGSVFTSLQKAGVSDRSAQDNTHDLTEMSTPLEHEDVPNELPYAGAFLCDNKAGMSDLPDPNGEPVPEYIEDNTEVDVGYMPQDINISSDTNRTLSSFSDPREELVSSVISEVYTPSGLSGDVNFPELPVIIHSPVGFTICPSPEPESNRWSEELAFTSRTPESDYRLTPTDKGSVSSFDSNLCPTPEPRSISSTSDNRQNVIICDPNPAASSLDLRSASCSPEIQITPCSFLSSQNDFSSPDEVLEQPHDLAGIIHAEMSSTLPTKEAGDFSIPIIYNLSSAQDATSSPSTIFPRDTVFPGFVDT; encoded by the exons ATGGACAGCTGGGTTCTAGAAGGAGATAGCTACTCGTTCCTGCGCAGTGCTCCACGTAACTTCAACCTGCCGCACCAGGATGGGCCCAACCGTGTGGAGATCTTTGACATCACGAATATACAAAGTCATCGTAGCGCCATATCTGAAACGACTTGCCTTTGTGACATTTTTGGGGACGACTCTGAGTCTCCATCTCTCTCAAGCAGCCCGGCCTCTGCCTCTTTCCTAAAAAAGGACACAGACGAACAGTTACCAGTAGAGGATGTGAACGATTCATCAGGTTCTTACCATACAGCGAATGGGTCGGAGCACCTGAGTGACGGGAGTGAGATATATGAGGACTCGAAAGACACAAAAGATTTAGTTTTATCTGAGACTCTGGAAGCAAATGTGCAAGCAAGTGATTTGCCTGCAGCTCATAAATGTGACGCACCCGCACCAATAAGAAATTGGCAAGTATCTGATTTGTCTCAGGACACCAACCTAACACAAGTTAAAAATTCATCTGACCACCAGCTAGCAACGTCGACGTCTGAATTTAGAGACACTAATATTAGAGTAACTGGTTCCCCACAGGAGATATTCTGCCTTGAGCTCTTATCTGAAAACAAGACTATTACAGACCAGAGTCATGCTACATCGTTTGAGCTTAGGAGAACTAATTCATCAGAGGAGATAACTACTTATAACCCAAAGCATATAACAAAGCAAGGAGATGCTTTTTCATCtgagcaaaagaaaaagaattcagCAGAGAACATAATCACACCTGACTCCTCACTTGAAAATGGGATTATAATAGAGCAGAGGGGGACTATGACATCCGAGGTAAGGGAACCTGATACCGTACAGGAGAATACACATTATAAACAAAGCATATTTTCAGAAAACCAAACTTCATCCGAGTCTTATCCTAGTAACTTGACTTCAGAGGATTCTACTAAGGGGAATAATGATCAAGTCTGCTTGATtgaggagggggaaaaaatctcttTGCCTGATATTCTGTCTATAGAAAACAGCTTGCTTGTTTGTGGAATTGTACAAAGTGACACTTCTGTTGCTCTGACTAACGTTTCAAATGATGGCAGTGTCTTTACCTCTCTTCAGAAGGCTGGAGTTTCTGATCGTTCTGCCCAAGATAACACGCATGATTTGACAGAAATGTCAACTCCACTGGAACATGAGGATGTACCTAATGAATTGCCATATGCAGGTGCATTTCTATGTGACAATAAAGCAGGCATGTCAGATTTACCAGACCCTAACGGTGAACCTGTACCTGAATATATTGAGGATAACACAGAAGTAGATGTAGGATATATGCCTCAAGACATCAATATTTCTTCTGACACAAACAGAACTTTGTCATCCTTTTCAGATCCAAGAGAAGAACTGGTATCAAGTGTGATTAGTGAGGTATACACACCCTCTGGTCTTTCAGGGGATGTAAATTTCCCAGAGCTACCAGTAATAATACATTCACCAGTTGGTTTTACTATCTGCCCATCACCAGAACCAGAGAGCAATCGTTGGTCAGAAGAGTTAGCGTTCACTTCTAGAACCCCAGAAAGCGATTACAGACTTACACCTACAGACAAAGGTTCTGTTTCCTCATTTGATTCCAATCTATGCCCTACACCTGAGCCAAGAAGCATTAGTTCTACATCAGACAACAGACAAAATGTTATTATATGTGACCCGAACCCTGCAGCTTCGTCACTTGACCTGAGATCTGCAAGCTGTTCTCCTGAAATTCAAATAACGCCATGCAGCTTCCTGTCCTCTCAAAATGACTTTTCATCCCCGGATGAGGTCTTAGAACAACCCCATGATTTAGCTGGAATAATACATGCAGAAATGTCATCTACACTTCCTACAAAGGAGGCTGGAGATTTTTCTATTCCAATTATCTACAACCTTTCATCAGCACAGGACGCCACATCTAGCCCATCAACGATTTTTCCAAGAGATACTGTCTTCCCTGGT TTCGTCGACACTTAG
- the slu7 gene encoding pre-mRNA-splicing factor SLU7: MQQEPETSSGQEGVVDLEEPKKMTREDWRKKKELEEQRKLGNAPAEVDEEGKDINPHIPQYISSVPWYIDPSKRPTLKHQRPQDEQKELFSAIGDWYKKGVQEKQISTKYRKGACENCGALTHKKKDCLERPRKVGAKFSGTGFAPDEHDQVQLSLDYDGKRDRWNGYDPEEHMRIVEEYSKVDLAKRTLKAQRLQEELATGKLDHGEREHNSEDEDEDKYADDIDMPGQNFDSKRRITVRNLRIREDTAKYLRNLDPNSAYYDPKTRAMRENPYSNTGKNPEEVGYAGDNFARYSGDTISMAQTQLFAWEAYEKGTEVHLQADPTKLELLHQSFKVKKEDFKDQQKESILEKYGGQEHLDAPPRELLLAQTEDYVEYSRHGAVIKGQEKAIARSKYEEDVLINNHTCIWGSFWKDGYWGYKCCHSMVKQSYCTGDAGKKTVNTSGIQFDEEAEDEHEEAPKTLLELHQEKMKEKKKKKKHKKKNEDSSDEEDEAKKREKLKKALGAEEQRLKQVAEMMQIDERKRPYNSLKEVREPTEEEMEAFQMKRPRPDDPMASFLNQ; the protein is encoded by the exons ATGCAGCAAGAACCTGAGACCAGCTCGGGTCAGGAAGGGGTCGTGGACCTCGAAGAGCCCAAGAAAATGACCCGAGAAGactggagaaagaaaaaggagcTGGAGGAACAAAGGAAGCTCGGAAATGCTCCTGCTGAGGTTGACGAGGAGGGAAA gGATATCAACCCTCACATACCGCAGTACATCTCCTCCGTACCGTGGTACATTGATCCCTCGAAGAGACCCACCCTCAAGCACCAGAGACCACAGGATGAGCAAAAGGAATTGTTCTCGGCTATAGGCGATTGGTATAAGAAAGGCGTGCAGGAG AAACAAATCAGTACAAAATACAGGAAGGGGGCGTGTGAGAATTGTGGCGCTTTGACACACAAGAAGAAGGACTGTCTGGAG CGTCCCAGAAAAGTTGGAGCGAAGTTCTCGGGTACAGGCTTTGCTCCAGATGAACATGACCAGGTTCAGCTCAGTCTGGATTACGATGGGAAACGAGACCGCTGGAATGGCTACGACCCCGAGGAACACATGCGCATCGTGGAGGAGTACTCCAAAGTTGATTTG GCCAAGCGCACTTTAAAGGCCCAGAGGTTACAGGAGGAGCTGGCCACCGGGAAACTGGATCACGGG GAGCGAGAACACAACAGCGAAGACGAAGACGAGGACAAATACGCAGACGATATCGACATGCCCGGGCAGAACTTCGACTCTAAGAGGCGAATCACAGTGAGGAACCTGAGGATCAGAGAAGACACAGCGAAG TACCTGAGGAACCTGGACCCAAACTCGGCTTACTACGACCCGAAGACCCGCGCCATGAGGGAAAACCCGTACTCCAACACCGGCAAGAATCCCGAAGA AGTGGGGTACGCCGGAGACAACTTTGCACGTTACAGTGGAGATACAATCAGCATGGCACAGACGCAGC TCTTCGCATGGGAGGCTTACGAGAAGGGGACAGAGGTCCACCTGCAGGCTGACCCCACCAAGCTGGAGCTGCTCCATCAGTCCTTTAAGGTCAAGAAGGAAGACTTCAAAGATCAACAGAAGGAAAGCATCCTAGAAAAG TACGGAGGTCAGGAGCATTTAGACGCTCCTCCGCGGGAGCTGCTGCTTGCCCAGACTGAGGACTACGTAGAGTACTCTCGACACGGCGCCGTCATCAAAGGCCAGGAGAAAGCCATCGCCCGCTCCAAATACGAAGAGGACGTCCTGATTAACAACCACACC tgtATCTGGGGATCATTTTGGAAAGATGGATACTGGGGTTACAAGTGCTGCCACTCGATGGTCAAGCAGAGCTACTGCACCGGAGACGCCGGCAAGAAAACAGTA AACACATCCGGCATCCAGTTTGATGAAGAGGCAGAGGATGAACACGAGGAGGCGCCAAAGACGCTTCTAGAG ctgcacCAAGAAAAgatgaaggaaaagaaaaagaagaagaagcataaGAAAAAGAATGAAGACAGCAGTGATGAGGAAGACGAAGCCAAAAAGAGGGAAAAGCTAAAAAAG GCACTGGGCGCAGAGGAGCAGCGGCTGAAGCAGGTGGCTGAGATGATGCAGATTGACGAGAGGAAGAGGCCGTACAACAGTCTCAAGGAGGTGCGCGAACCCACCGAGGAGGAGATGGAGGCCTTCCAGATGAAACGCCCTCGTCCCGACGACCCCATGGCCTCTTTCCTCAATCAGtga
- the c1qtnf2 gene encoding complement C1q tumor necrosis factor-related protein 2, with the protein MGSGVARERDLRHGCVVQPLFLATCLLSLSFVLTARKDHNFTVQSSQLVCSLPGPPGAPGSPGPAGPTGGPGGMGSPGSDGQDGKDGDKGDKGVKGEAGRTGNPGKPGMKGRQGVVGRAGPRGLKGPQGAPGVRGPGGLKGEMGDSGNAGIPGECDCGTQARSAFSVAISKSYPKERTPIRFDRILMNEGAHYNTSSGKFTCVFPGVYYFSYDITLANKHLAIGLIQNGKYKIKTFDANTGNHDVASGSTVLRLKKGDQVWLQIFYSEQNGLFFDPFWTDSLFTGFLIYADQIPQRNSSAAAASSGSS; encoded by the exons ATGGGGTCTGGCGTCGCACGTGAACGAGACCTGCG TCATGGCTGCGTCGTGCAGCCGCTCTTCCTGGCCACTTGCCTGCTGTCTCTGTCTTTTGTTTTAACTGCGAGGAAAGATCACAACTTCACCGTCCAGTCATCTCAGCTTGTGTGCAGTTTGCCCGGGCCTCCAGGAGCACCAGGCAGCCCGGGGCCTGCAGGACCCACCGGGGGGCCAGGAGGGATGGGATCGCCTGGCTCTGATGGACAAGATGGCAAGGACGGGGACAAGGGTGATAAAGGAGTGAAAG GCGAAGCTGGCCGCACAGGGAACCCAGGGAAACCAGGAATGAAGGGTCGCCAAGGAGTTGTAGGCAGGGCGGGGCCAAGAGGTCTGAAGGGGCCACAGGGGGCACCTGGAGTGCGTGGCCCGGGAGGACTGAAGGGTGAAATGGGAGACTCGGGTAACGCTGGCATCCCCGGTGAATGCGATTGTGGGACGCAGGCACGCTCTGCTTTCTCGGTCGCAATTAGCAAGAGTTACCCGAAGGAGCGCACTCCCATCCGCTTCGACCGCATCCTGATGAACGAAGGCGCCCATTACAACACCAGCAGTGGCAAGTTCACCTGCGTTTTCCCAGGCGTGTACTACTTTAGCTATGACATCACGCTAGCTAACAAGCACCTGGCGATTGGACTCATCCAAAACGGCAAGTACAAGATCAAGACATTTGATGCCAACACGGGTAACCATGATGTAGCGTCAGGCTCAACTGTGCTCCGGCTCAAGAAAGGAGACCAGGTCTGGCTGCAGATCTTTTACTCCGAGCAGAACGGCTTGTTCTTCGACCCGTTCTGGACTGACAGCTTGTTTACAGGGTTTCTTATCTATGCAGATCAGattcctcagagaaacagttctgctgctgctgctagcTCCGGGTCGTCCTGA